In the genome of Terribacillus sp. FSL K6-0262, one region contains:
- a CDS encoding DoxX family protein, whose product MIIKWIRSSKTAAGLWAIIRIYLGYTWLTGGLGKLTGGGFDAGGFLQGAIAQAGGEHPAVQGWWAVFLEQVALPNAGLFSFLVMWGEILVGMALILGVFTNFAALMGITMNFAFLFSGTVSTNAQMVLLTIFLLVAGANAGRYGLDRWVLPYLRNHYPKHTPRTPTKPVAS is encoded by the coding sequence ATGATCATAAAGTGGATTCGAAGCAGCAAAACGGCTGCAGGGCTTTGGGCGATTATCCGGATTTATCTAGGATATACGTGGCTTACGGGCGGACTCGGCAAACTGACGGGCGGTGGGTTCGATGCTGGCGGCTTCCTGCAAGGAGCGATTGCACAGGCAGGCGGTGAGCATCCGGCGGTACAAGGCTGGTGGGCAGTCTTCCTGGAACAGGTGGCCTTGCCGAATGCCGGGCTGTTCAGCTTCCTCGTCATGTGGGGAGAGATCCTTGTCGGAATGGCACTCATTCTCGGAGTCTTTACCAATTTCGCCGCCCTCATGGGTATTACGATGAACTTCGCCTTCCTTTTCAGCGGCACTGTGAGCACAAATGCACAGATGGTCTTGCTTACGATCTTCTTACTAGTCGCTGGAGCCAATGCCGGACGCTATGGACTCGACCGCTGGGTGCTGCCATATTTAAGAAATCACTATCCAAAACATACACCGAGAACACCGACGAAGCCGGTTGCTTCTTAA
- a CDS encoding GNAT family N-acetyltransferase: MIRIALAKPEHVAGISKVCSDGYWATYREILSGKYIEGIIDEYYNHDRILKEVTETSRDWGGYFVALEDGKVIGAIGGGMIGEGVGEVFVLYLDPDRRNEGIGTKLLAALTAQQKER; encoded by the coding sequence ATGATCCGTATAGCATTAGCAAAACCAGAACATGTTGCAGGAATATCCAAAGTTTGCAGTGACGGCTATTGGGCCACTTATCGTGAAATACTTTCCGGGAAATACATCGAGGGAATCATCGACGAATATTATAATCACGATAGAATCCTGAAGGAAGTGACAGAGACAAGCAGGGATTGGGGCGGATACTTTGTTGCGCTGGAAGATGGAAAAGTGATCGGGGCGATCGGCGGCGGGATGATCGGAGAAGGTGTCGGCGAGGTATTCGTGCTTTATCTCGATCCTGATCGGCGCAATGAAGGGATCGGCACAAAGCTATTGGCTGCCCTTACCGCTCAGCAGAAGGAGCGGTGA
- a CDS encoding alanine/glycine:cation symporter family protein: MLIFIAVVAGVYTIASGLLQVRYLKDMVVHTFTGKSSESGVSPFQSLVIALSGRVGTGNIAGVATAIAAGGPGAVFWMWFIAFFGSAAAFAESTLAQIYKKKVDGEYRGGPAYYAEKGLGWKWYGYIFAVVAAVSTCLLTPGVQANAIADSMNNAFGIGPVITGIALVAITGYVIFGGVRRIAFLASYAVPIMALFYLIVAAIVIIANIEQIPSTFALIFSSAFGVDSAFGGMIGAAISWGVKRGLYSNEAGQGTGAQAAAAAEVSHPVKQGLVQTFSVYIDTLLICTATALMILMTGNYSVTDPEGGYIVDYTDGMEAGAGYTQAAVDEVLGGFGSPFVAISLFFFAFTTLVAYFYIAETNLFYIVRGRSRKIFSNILKVLFLAAIFFGTVRTATLAWTLADIGLGLMVWVNLIAVILLYKPTVAALKDYKAQRKQGLDPVFRPSQVNIENADYWVEREQEDERQRKTV; this comes from the coding sequence ATGCTGATTTTCATAGCGGTGGTTGCGGGCGTTTATACGATAGCTTCTGGTTTGCTGCAGGTCAGATATCTGAAGGACATGGTTGTGCACACATTTACCGGAAAAAGTTCCGAATCAGGCGTTTCGCCCTTTCAATCGCTGGTCATCGCACTATCCGGAAGAGTCGGTACAGGGAATATAGCTGGTGTTGCGACTGCCATCGCGGCAGGAGGACCGGGAGCCGTATTCTGGATGTGGTTCATTGCTTTCTTCGGGTCGGCGGCTGCTTTTGCGGAGTCGACGCTTGCCCAGATTTATAAAAAGAAAGTAGATGGCGAGTATCGCGGCGGACCAGCTTATTATGCGGAGAAAGGGCTTGGATGGAAATGGTACGGCTATATTTTTGCGGTGGTCGCGGCTGTATCCACCTGTCTTTTGACTCCGGGAGTGCAGGCTAATGCAATAGCTGACAGTATGAATAATGCATTCGGCATCGGACCGGTGATTACTGGAATTGCCTTGGTTGCCATCACAGGTTATGTCATCTTTGGCGGTGTCCGCAGAATCGCCTTCTTGGCATCCTATGCTGTCCCGATCATGGCATTATTCTATCTAATCGTAGCTGCTATCGTCATTATTGCGAATATCGAGCAGATTCCAAGTACATTTGCACTTATTTTCAGCAGTGCTTTCGGTGTCGACTCCGCGTTTGGCGGTATGATTGGAGCTGCCATAAGCTGGGGAGTGAAACGAGGCTTATATTCCAATGAAGCAGGGCAGGGAACCGGAGCCCAAGCAGCGGCAGCGGCTGAAGTATCCCATCCGGTAAAGCAGGGGTTGGTGCAGACCTTTTCCGTCTATATCGATACGCTGCTCATCTGTACAGCGACCGCATTGATGATACTGATGACAGGCAATTACAGTGTAACCGATCCAGAGGGAGGCTATATCGTCGATTATACGGATGGAATGGAAGCAGGTGCAGGATATACGCAGGCAGCCGTGGATGAAGTACTTGGAGGATTCGGATCGCCGTTTGTAGCCATTTCCCTATTTTTCTTTGCCTTTACCACATTGGTTGCTTATTTCTATATTGCGGAGACGAATCTATTTTATATTGTCAGAGGGAGATCGAGGAAGATTTTCTCCAATATTTTGAAAGTGTTATTCCTGGCAGCGATATTCTTCGGTACGGTCCGTACGGCTACATTGGCTTGGACATTGGCGGATATAGGACTTGGTTTGATGGTCTGGGTAAACTTAATCGCTGTCATCCTGCTGTATAAACCGACGGTGGCAGCGCTCAAGGACTATAAGGCGCAAAGGAAGCAAGGGCTTGATCCCGTGTTCCGTCCTTCGCAGGTCAATATCGAGAATGCGGACTATTGGGTGGAACGTGAACAGGAAGATGAAAGGCAAAGAAAGACCGTGTAA
- a CDS encoding FusB/FusC family EF-G-binding protein, with protein MDKRKNTEQAFIRNDQYNFIAKQVSHIISAHATVNHADTLDGVKMNAFSKVEELLGEMTDAQEMLLNRLLEIEDEMEAEVFLAELKQFVISFRKVSKKTVEKLFPKAKKLQMPDLDDLDFQRLSYIGWFDTRAHKQHLIVEYQGKLKGISGVFDNSSTQGICSLCNSLGDVGLFVTRVKSGKETYVNRGNYICKDSLSCNEKLTDLGRVETFLNHLFR; from the coding sequence ATGGATAAACGGAAAAACACAGAACAAGCATTTATTCGGAATGATCAATATAACTTCATCGCAAAGCAGGTGTCCCATATCATCAGCGCCCATGCTACGGTGAACCACGCGGATACACTCGATGGAGTGAAAATGAATGCCTTTTCGAAAGTGGAGGAGCTGCTCGGGGAAATGACCGATGCACAGGAAATGCTTCTTAACCGCCTTTTGGAAATAGAGGATGAAATGGAAGCAGAAGTCTTCCTGGCAGAGCTGAAGCAGTTCGTCATCTCATTTCGGAAAGTGTCGAAGAAAACCGTGGAGAAGCTATTCCCGAAAGCGAAGAAGCTGCAGATGCCGGATTTGGATGACCTGGATTTCCAGAGGCTGTCGTATATCGGCTGGTTCGACACAAGGGCACACAAGCAGCACTTGATTGTGGAATATCAAGGCAAGCTGAAAGGCATTTCCGGCGTTTTCGATAACAGCAGTACACAAGGGATTTGTTCATTGTGTAACAGCCTCGGAGACGTGGGCTTGTTCGTCACAAGGGTCAAGAGCGGGAAAGAGACCTATGTGAATAGAGGGAATTATATATGCAAGGACAGCTTAAGCTGTAATGAAAAACTGACAGACCTAGGAAGGGTGGAGACTTTCCTGAACCATCTGTTTCGGTAA
- a CDS encoding carboxymuconolactone decarboxylase family protein: protein MAEKQTAGRDLLGAFAPKFAELNDDVLFGEVWSREQELSPRDRSLITVSALLAGGNMEQLTPHLQKAKANGLMKEEIAEVITHLAFYAGWPKAWSAFHIAKQVYDENEKEG, encoded by the coding sequence ATGGCAGAAAAACAAACAGCAGGACGGGATTTGTTGGGGGCTTTCGCTCCGAAATTCGCTGAACTGAATGATGATGTCCTTTTTGGTGAGGTCTGGTCAAGGGAGCAGGAGTTATCACCACGCGACCGCAGTTTGATCACTGTTTCTGCACTGCTTGCGGGTGGAAATATGGAACAGCTCACCCCTCATCTCCAGAAAGCAAAAGCAAATGGCTTAATGAAAGAAGAAATTGCTGAAGTCATCACACATCTGGCCTTTTATGCCGGATGGCCGAAAGCTTGGTCAGCATTTCATATAGCCAAGCAAGTTTATGATGAAAATGAGAAAGAAGGATAA
- a CDS encoding AMP-binding protein, producing the protein MERQFTYNIDMFKETFESEFTFMNGFLRNVRRFANRPALTDPIRGKTWTYAELNKDVNKLAHALLEDDVDKNEVVMYQLLNSAEFIYSYLAPQKIGAVNCTINFRLSPGETAAIIDDSEPAVFLYDAEIKDTAVQALEMANHKPRRVVMVDMTGETDAPEGHVIYTDYVANHADEEPDVNRPVHIYDETTRLYTSGTTGSPKGVPLNNINEVLSAHDVIMHFPLNPLDKTMNMSPWFHRGGIHSGGPTPTLYIGGEIVILRYFNPKICLEYVEEYGISFLTGVPSMLKMLYNAQLRKSYDLSNLKGIVTMGSPLEKEDCIKFQKTLTTNIFNGYGTSEAFWNTFLRPFDLPEMSGSAGRSCTDDDVAVVKVYPDRKAEPDDFVAKDGSEIGEIIVRAPGKTTYAYVNKEEASKKVFYKGWIYIGDMGTWDENEFVTVVGRKDDMIVSSGENIHPVQIEELLNLHPGVKESVVVGVPDELRGESVVAYIVKEDESLTVKELQDYCTNNPNLANYKKPRFYRFIDELPYTATGKKMHYMMRKQAIVDQQKGLFKRR; encoded by the coding sequence ATGGAACGACAATTCACCTACAATATAGATATGTTTAAAGAAACCTTTGAAAGCGAGTTTACATTCATGAATGGCTTTTTGCGAAATGTCCGGCGGTTCGCAAACCGTCCGGCGTTGACAGATCCGATTCGCGGCAAGACATGGACGTATGCAGAGTTAAATAAAGACGTAAATAAGCTTGCACATGCACTTTTGGAGGACGATGTCGATAAAAATGAAGTTGTCATGTACCAGCTGCTCAATTCGGCGGAGTTCATTTATAGCTATTTGGCACCGCAAAAAATCGGCGCTGTAAACTGCACCATCAATTTCCGCCTTTCCCCCGGGGAAACAGCGGCTATTATCGATGACAGCGAGCCCGCTGTTTTCCTTTATGATGCAGAAATCAAAGATACTGCTGTACAAGCTTTGGAAATGGCGAACCATAAGCCGCGCCGTGTCGTGATGGTGGATATGACGGGAGAAACCGACGCACCAGAAGGTCATGTGATATATACGGATTATGTGGCAAATCACGCCGATGAAGAACCGGATGTCAATCGCCCGGTTCATATTTATGATGAAACTACCAGATTATACACCTCCGGAACCACTGGAAGCCCTAAGGGTGTACCATTGAACAATATCAATGAAGTACTCTCAGCGCATGATGTTATCATGCATTTCCCGCTCAATCCATTGGATAAAACGATGAATATGAGCCCATGGTTCCACCGTGGCGGTATTCATTCCGGCGGTCCCACTCCTACTCTTTATATCGGTGGCGAAATCGTCATTTTGCGGTATTTCAATCCGAAGATTTGCTTGGAGTATGTTGAAGAATACGGTATCAGCTTCCTGACAGGCGTACCTTCGATGCTAAAAATGCTTTATAATGCACAGCTAAGGAAGTCATACGATCTGTCTAATCTAAAAGGAATCGTAACAATGGGGTCCCCTCTTGAAAAAGAAGATTGCATCAAATTCCAAAAAACGCTCACAACGAATATTTTTAATGGATATGGCACCTCCGAAGCGTTCTGGAATACATTCCTTCGCCCATTCGATTTACCGGAAATGTCCGGCTCGGCCGGACGTTCCTGCACTGACGATGATGTTGCGGTCGTGAAAGTATATCCGGACCGGAAAGCTGAGCCGGATGACTTTGTCGCAAAAGACGGCAGTGAAATCGGAGAGATCATCGTCAGGGCACCAGGTAAAACGACGTATGCCTATGTGAACAAGGAAGAAGCAAGCAAAAAGGTATTTTATAAAGGGTGGATCTATATCGGTGACATGGGGACCTGGGATGAAAACGAATTCGTCACAGTAGTCGGACGGAAAGATGACATGATTGTATCTTCCGGTGAGAATATCCATCCTGTTCAAATCGAAGAGTTATTGAATTTGCATCCTGGAGTAAAAGAATCCGTCGTTGTTGGTGTCCCGGACGAGTTAAGAGGAGAATCCGTGGTAGCATATATCGTAAAAGAGGACGAATCCCTTACCGTAAAAGAATTACAAGATTATTGTACAAATAACCCTAATCTGGCAAATTACAAAAAGCCGCGTTTCTATCGCTTCATCGACGAATTACCATACACGGCCACTGGTAAGAAAATGCACTATATGATGCGGAAACAAGCAATAGTAGACCAACAGAAAGGCCTATTCAAGAGAAGATAA
- a CDS encoding Lrp/AsnC family transcriptional regulator, which yields MKIDDTDRRILAELMTNSRLSMSELGRRVNLSSPSVTERVRQMETFGVIKKYTLEIDYEKLGQPVQCIIEATMKNGNYKGFKAHIASLDNVDFCYRIAGNACFMLKMRFESFAQVEEFIDSIASFATTVTHFIFSQVEINPHKQRAD from the coding sequence ATGAAAATAGATGATACCGACAGGAGAATTTTGGCGGAGTTGATGACGAATAGCCGCCTGTCCATGAGTGAACTGGGCAGGCGGGTGAATCTGTCTTCGCCGTCCGTCACAGAACGGGTCCGGCAGATGGAGACCTTCGGGGTGATCAAAAAGTATACACTGGAAATCGATTATGAAAAGCTGGGTCAGCCAGTGCAATGCATCATCGAAGCCACGATGAAAAATGGCAATTACAAAGGGTTCAAAGCCCATATCGCTTCTTTGGATAATGTCGATTTCTGTTATCGGATTGCGGGCAATGCCTGCTTTATGCTGAAGATGCGTTTCGAAAGCTTTGCGCAAGTGGAGGAGTTCATCGATTCGATCGCGTCCTTTGCAACGACCGTGACACATTTCATTTTTTCGCAGGTGGAAATCAATCCACATAAACAAAGAGCAGACTGA
- a CDS encoding carboxymuconolactone decarboxylase family protein yields MTRIRKSKYGKTSFQKLLGHNLNIMTAWSELADILENDAKLSAALKEQVRRTLAQSNECAYCKAKGKPDEAAFDEKTSVAVGFATVFLNHPKGDLPDSAFAILEEYFSQAEISELCAFICFTTAQQYFGAMMKLEPDE; encoded by the coding sequence ATGACAAGAATAAGGAAATCAAAATATGGAAAAACAAGCTTTCAAAAATTATTAGGACATAATCTCAATATCATGACGGCTTGGTCGGAGCTAGCCGACATTTTAGAAAATGACGCCAAACTATCAGCAGCCTTGAAGGAACAAGTAAGACGCACGCTTGCCCAGTCCAATGAATGTGCCTATTGCAAAGCAAAAGGGAAGCCGGATGAAGCTGCCTTTGATGAGAAGACTTCTGTTGCTGTCGGATTTGCCACTGTCTTCCTGAATCACCCCAAAGGTGATCTTCCGGATTCAGCATTTGCCATATTGGAAGAATATTTCTCGCAAGCTGAAATCAGTGAATTATGCGCTTTTATTTGCTTCACCACAGCCCAGCAGTATTTTGGGGCAATGATGAAGCTTGAGCCTGACGAGTGA
- a CDS encoding acyl-CoA thioesterase, which yields MDAIARYDMEKVINWGDCDAAGISYYAKNFEWFTDARMQLLDHYGLPYMETFHHTGISLVCLKAECDYKRMLHPLEKVTIRTYITMLTRTRMVLGYQIIKDDGSLAADGMTTHTYVDDDGLPFNLKKRFPELWDKLTKICPELHAQSKDKGGQMNG from the coding sequence ATGGATGCTATTGCTCGATATGATATGGAAAAAGTCATTAACTGGGGCGATTGTGACGCGGCTGGCATTTCTTATTATGCCAAGAATTTTGAATGGTTCACGGATGCGCGGATGCAGCTGCTTGACCATTATGGATTACCTTACATGGAAACTTTTCATCATACGGGCATTTCACTCGTTTGTTTAAAGGCTGAGTGCGATTATAAAAGGATGCTCCATCCATTGGAAAAAGTAACAATCCGCACCTATATCACCATGTTGACCAGAACCAGAATGGTATTAGGATATCAGATCATTAAAGATGATGGCAGTCTTGCCGCAGATGGTATGACCACTCATACCTATGTTGATGATGACGGTCTTCCATTTAATTTAAAAAAGCGATTCCCAGAGCTTTGGGATAAATTGACCAAAATCTGTCCCGAGCTGCATGCGCAATCGAAGGATAAAGGTGGGCAAATGAATGGATAA
- a CDS encoding type II CAAX endopeptidase family protein produces the protein MPARYWYVILTYIVMQLSSFVLVPFVPWMQDQGLDLAVVSYWWSVVSFLLAVILTFFLLRQDMRAPAMRNATNPGMTVVWIIIGFFAAYFGQIIAGLIETYVLNIKQASENTSSIMDAVREVPAFALIVVVFAPVLEEIIFRKILFGEIYKRTNFFVAVLISALVFGAVHGDFLHLLQYFVMGVIFAALYVKTKRIIVPIITHGLMNLLVVILQLYFTPERLEEIERMQKQLENMQTIIFGG, from the coding sequence TTGCCAGCACGCTATTGGTACGTCATATTGACATATATCGTGATGCAGCTGTCCTCATTCGTGCTTGTCCCATTCGTTCCTTGGATGCAGGATCAAGGACTGGACTTGGCTGTCGTTTCCTATTGGTGGAGTGTGGTCAGCTTCCTGCTTGCTGTAATCCTTACATTCTTCCTGCTGCGTCAGGATATGCGCGCACCAGCAATGCGCAATGCCACGAATCCCGGGATGACGGTTGTCTGGATCATCATCGGATTCTTTGCTGCATACTTCGGGCAAATCATCGCTGGTTTGATCGAGACATATGTATTGAATATCAAGCAAGCTTCAGAAAATACCTCCTCCATCATGGATGCAGTCCGGGAAGTTCCGGCATTCGCATTGATCGTAGTCGTCTTTGCTCCGGTATTGGAAGAAATCATCTTCCGCAAGATCCTTTTCGGGGAGATTTATAAGCGGACGAACTTCTTTGTGGCTGTACTTATTTCTGCCCTTGTATTCGGTGCAGTGCATGGGGATTTCCTTCATCTTCTGCAGTACTTCGTCATGGGCGTCATCTTCGCGGCTCTCTATGTGAAGACGAAGCGGATCATTGTTCCGATCATCACGCATGGTTTAATGAATCTCTTGGTCGTCATCCTGCAGCTTTACTTCACGCCGGAGAGACTGGAAGAAATCGAGAGAATGCAAAAACAATTGGAAAACATGCAAACAATCATCTTTGGAGGATAA
- a CDS encoding DegV family protein has translation MKIAIVTDSLTNLREEDLQRYPFIYYAHLHVIIDDKSYADLKEITNDQLFRFIDQGAAYSSSLPSPEVFVKLYEELLAEYDAIISLHCTENVSGTVNSARIARDTIEGADGRITVIDTNTASIGTENIVIKVCQLMEQGEAFDEILRAVEFYRSHSQLYLTINDLTTLVRTGRISKTASRIGNLLHIKPIVGFEEAKLEVMGKVRTKKRLLKWMLEKLRHNIEQSGKQVVRITHVNSTELAAELKEAMEAFGDKAEVFISNEISSVMAIHFGRGGIGASWMPADYPYESAT, from the coding sequence ATGAAAATTGCAATTGTGACAGACAGTCTCACGAACCTGAGAGAAGAGGATTTACAGCGATATCCTTTTATATATTACGCCCATTTACATGTCATTATTGATGACAAGTCCTATGCTGACTTAAAAGAGATCACCAATGATCAGCTATTTCGGTTCATTGATCAGGGGGCTGCATATTCTTCTTCCCTGCCGTCACCAGAGGTATTTGTAAAGCTTTATGAAGAACTGCTGGCAGAATACGATGCTATCATCAGCTTGCACTGCACAGAGAATGTAAGCGGTACCGTCAATTCCGCCCGTATTGCCAGGGATACAATCGAAGGCGCTGACGGGAGGATCACTGTCATTGATACGAATACTGCCTCCATCGGTACAGAAAATATCGTCATCAAAGTGTGCCAGCTCATGGAGCAAGGGGAAGCTTTCGATGAAATATTGAGGGCGGTTGAATTTTACCGTTCCCACAGCCAGCTCTACCTTACGATAAATGACCTGACTACACTGGTGCGTACCGGCCGAATTTCGAAAACAGCCTCCAGGATCGGAAACCTCCTGCATATAAAACCGATTGTCGGTTTTGAGGAAGCGAAGCTGGAAGTCATGGGTAAGGTCCGCACGAAGAAACGCCTGCTGAAGTGGATGCTGGAAAAATTACGACATAATATCGAGCAATCCGGGAAACAGGTTGTCCGGATAACACATGTGAATTCCACCGAGCTTGCCGCTGAGTTAAAGGAAGCAATGGAAGCATTCGGTGATAAAGCAGAAGTCTTCATCAGCAACGAAATAAGCTCCGTCATGGCAATTCATTTTGGACGGGGCGGTATCGGTGCCAGCTGGATGCCGGCTGACTATCCATATGAATCGGCTACATGA
- the fabF gene encoding beta-ketoacyl-ACP synthase II, which translates to MDNNRIVVTGMGAITPLGIGVSSYWKNLYQGKNGIAALSRFDSKELQVKVAAEVRDFSPLDFLPRKLVNNTDIFMQFALIAAEEALEQSNLTAKPERIGIVLGTALGGISTMAANQEQLSGSGRYRLSPHSVPKMLSNIGAAQIAIAHQLQGPSLTVSTACSAGADAIGMAAMLLKAGQADAVVAVGAESILTGLMAAGLSAARALSTQEDPQKASRPFDLNRDGFVMGEGGGAVVLETLASAQKRDAPIKAELLGYANCSDAYHVTSPEPSGRGEILAIQQALDQAGLTPSQIDYINAHGTSTKVGDEIETKALKAVFGEEMAKQVPVSSTKGATGHLMGAGGVTEFIACIQAIREGTIPPTLHYQHQDPNCDLDYVPNESRKKQVTIAMSNSFGFGGQNTSLIVSKYQ; encoded by the coding sequence ATGGATAACAATCGTATTGTGGTAACTGGAATGGGAGCCATCACTCCGCTCGGGATCGGTGTTTCCTCCTATTGGAAAAACCTATATCAAGGTAAAAATGGGATTGCCGCTTTAAGCCGTTTTGATTCAAAAGAACTGCAGGTAAAGGTAGCCGCTGAAGTAAGGGACTTTTCCCCTTTGGACTTCCTGCCAAGGAAACTGGTGAATAACACAGATATTTTTATGCAGTTTGCCCTTATTGCTGCTGAAGAAGCGCTGGAGCAAAGCAATTTGACTGCAAAACCAGAGCGAATCGGAATTGTGCTGGGTACTGCACTTGGCGGTATTTCCACTATGGCTGCCAACCAGGAACAGCTGTCCGGGAGCGGTCGCTATCGCTTAAGTCCGCATAGTGTCCCGAAGATGCTATCAAATATCGGAGCTGCACAGATTGCCATCGCCCATCAATTGCAGGGACCCAGCTTAACAGTCAGCACCGCATGTTCTGCTGGAGCAGACGCCATCGGAATGGCTGCGATGCTATTAAAAGCCGGACAGGCAGATGCTGTCGTTGCAGTTGGAGCGGAATCAATCCTGACTGGTCTGATGGCTGCCGGATTATCTGCTGCACGCGCGCTCTCTACTCAGGAAGATCCACAAAAAGCAAGTCGTCCCTTTGATTTAAACAGGGATGGGTTTGTTATGGGCGAAGGCGGAGGAGCTGTCGTACTCGAAACGCTGGCGTCTGCACAAAAGCGTGACGCTCCTATCAAGGCAGAGCTCCTGGGCTATGCCAATTGCTCGGATGCTTACCATGTAACGTCACCTGAACCAAGTGGTCGCGGTGAAATACTGGCTATCCAGCAAGCATTGGATCAGGCAGGACTTACACCTTCGCAAATCGATTATATAAACGCCCATGGTACTTCTACCAAGGTCGGGGATGAAATCGAGACCAAAGCATTAAAAGCCGTGTTTGGTGAAGAAATGGCAAAACAGGTTCCGGTTAGCTCCACCAAAGGGGCCACCGGCCATTTAATGGGAGCTGGCGGTGTGACAGAATTCATTGCTTGTATCCAGGCAATCCGCGAAGGCACCATACCGCCAACCTTGCATTATCAGCATCAAGATCCCAACTGTGATCTTGATTATGTACCGAATGAGTCCAGGAAAAAGCAAGTGACAATCGCCATGTCCAACTCCTTTGGATTCGGCGGCCAAAATACATCACTGATTGTCAGCAAATATCAATAA
- a CDS encoding MerR family DNA-binding transcriptional regulator, with translation MAYRIGELAKLTGLSEHTLRFYEKEGLLVPKRNSGNIRVYSEDDRLWTEFIVQSCI, from the coding sequence ATGGCATATCGTATAGGGGAATTGGCGAAACTTACGGGGCTAAGCGAGCATACCTTGCGTTTCTATGAAAAAGAAGGCTTGCTTGTGCCAAAACGGAATAGTGGCAATATCCGTGTCTACTCAGAAGATGACCGGCTCTGGACCGAATTCATCGTGCAATCGTGCATATGA